Proteins encoded in a region of the Leifsonia sp. PS1209 genome:
- a CDS encoding aldo/keto reductase, with protein MTHIPELLLNDGNRIPQLGFGVYKIPDAETPDAVLTAIDAGYRHIDTAAFYENERGVGEGIRQSGLDRDEVFVTTKVWWNQNGYDSTLRSFDESLDRLGFDSVDLFLIHWPAPKHDKYVDTWRALETIRDEGRARSIGVANFHIHHLERLARETDTVPAVNQVELHPWLPQAEVRAYGAEHGIVTEAWSPLARGRILGNEPLARIAAKHGVTPAQVVIRWQLQLGNVVIPKSVTPDRIRQNLDVFSFELDADDLATIATLESGERTGRDPDDLG; from the coding sequence ATGACGCACATCCCGGAGCTTCTTCTCAACGACGGCAACCGCATCCCGCAGCTGGGCTTCGGCGTGTACAAGATCCCGGATGCGGAGACCCCGGATGCGGTGCTCACCGCCATCGACGCCGGGTACCGGCACATCGACACGGCTGCGTTCTACGAGAACGAGCGCGGGGTGGGCGAGGGCATCCGCCAGAGCGGCCTCGACCGCGACGAAGTGTTCGTGACCACCAAGGTGTGGTGGAACCAGAACGGCTACGACAGCACCCTCCGCTCGTTCGACGAAAGCCTCGATCGGCTCGGCTTCGACAGCGTCGACCTGTTCCTCATCCACTGGCCTGCGCCGAAGCACGACAAGTACGTCGACACCTGGCGTGCGCTGGAGACGATCCGGGATGAGGGGCGAGCCAGGTCGATCGGCGTCGCCAACTTCCACATCCATCACCTGGAGCGGCTCGCGCGAGAGACGGACACGGTGCCCGCCGTCAACCAGGTGGAGCTGCACCCGTGGCTTCCGCAGGCGGAGGTGCGCGCGTACGGCGCGGAGCACGGCATCGTCACCGAGGCGTGGTCGCCGCTCGCTCGCGGCCGCATCCTCGGGAACGAACCGCTCGCGCGCATCGCAGCGAAACACGGCGTGACGCCGGCGCAGGTCGTGATCCGCTGGCAGCTTCAGCTCGGCAACGTCGTCATCCCGAAGTCGGTCACCCCCGACCGCATCCGCCAGAACCTCGACGTCTTCTCGTTCGAGCTCGACGCCGACGACCTCGCCACCATCGCCACCCTCGAGTCCGGCGAGCGCACCGGCCGCGACCCCGACGACCTCGGCTGA
- a CDS encoding Fe-S cluster assembly protein HesB: MLTLTENASTIVKTLTEQAPQDEAGLRISSNNPQNTSFAAAVTPAPEPADQVVESGGARLFLEEGAAVALDDKILDAQVDDQGAVSFAIGALA; encoded by the coding sequence ATGCTCACCCTGACAGAGAACGCCAGCACGATCGTCAAGACGCTCACCGAGCAGGCCCCGCAGGACGAGGCCGGACTGCGCATCAGCAGCAACAACCCTCAGAACACGTCCTTCGCGGCGGCGGTCACCCCCGCGCCGGAGCCCGCCGACCAGGTGGTCGAGTCCGGCGGAGCACGCCTGTTCCTCGAAGAGGGCGCCGCGGTCGCCCTCGACGACAAGATCCTCGACGCCCAGGTGGACGACCAGGGCGCAGTCAGCTTCGCGATCGGCGCACTCGCGTAA
- a CDS encoding ABC transporter ATP-binding protein, with product MARKRADDVLERDDVTAPEVEDYEFTPTEADGDMFGGAPAKKAQNFWPSLRRLLGLLRPERVQFSFVVGLVVISVILTVIAPKILGSAMDVIYRGVIGKGLPAGQSLDQQIEQARAAGNDQFADMLAKTQPIPGVGIDFVELSRLIFIVLAIYLVASFLMWAQGYVLNALVMRVVYRLRADVETKLNRLPLSYFDTRQRGDLMSRVTNDVDNIQAALQQAFSQLVQSVLTVLGITIMMFIVSWQLALIALIALPLSGIIAGVIGSRSQKLFAAQWKNTGSLNGHIEESYSGLELVRAFGRDEVMLAEFDERNEKLYRASFGAQFVSGTIMPAMTFVSYLSYVLIAVVGGLRVATGQMTLGDATAFIQYSREFTQPITQVAGIANMLQSGVASAERTFEFLDADEQDPDDVKAELPERTDGHVEFENVSFSYSPATPLIEDLSFSVEPGHTVAIVGPTGAGKTTLVNLVMRFYELNSGRILLDGIDITELARAELREQVGMVLQDAWLFGGTIRENIRYGRLDATDEEVVDAAKATMVDRFVRQLPDGYDTVLDADGGSVSAGERQLITIARAFIANPSLLILDEATSSVDTRTELLVQQAMAALRTDRTSFVIAHRLSTIRDAHTILVMENGAIVEQGNHETLLGRRGAYYDLYMTQFRGEDAEAEAELLEAAAVPPGVESGAFGGAAAAESAETVSVEAVSDPAGDGSTPAS from the coding sequence ATGGCACGCAAGCGTGCGGACGACGTCCTCGAACGCGACGACGTCACGGCCCCCGAGGTCGAAGACTACGAGTTCACCCCCACCGAGGCAGACGGCGACATGTTCGGCGGAGCCCCGGCCAAGAAGGCGCAGAACTTCTGGCCGTCTCTGCGCAGGCTGCTCGGCCTGCTCCGTCCGGAGCGCGTGCAGTTCTCGTTCGTGGTCGGGCTCGTCGTCATCTCGGTGATCCTCACCGTCATCGCGCCGAAGATCCTCGGTTCGGCGATGGATGTGATCTACCGCGGCGTGATCGGCAAGGGGCTCCCCGCCGGCCAGTCGCTCGACCAGCAGATCGAGCAGGCACGCGCGGCGGGCAACGACCAGTTCGCCGACATGCTCGCCAAGACCCAACCCATCCCGGGCGTCGGCATCGACTTCGTCGAGCTGAGCCGTCTCATCTTCATCGTGCTCGCCATCTACCTGGTGGCCTCGTTCCTGATGTGGGCGCAGGGCTACGTGCTCAACGCCCTCGTCATGCGCGTCGTCTACCGTCTGCGCGCCGACGTCGAGACCAAGCTCAACAGGCTGCCGCTCAGCTACTTCGACACCCGCCAGCGCGGTGACCTGATGTCGCGCGTCACGAACGACGTCGACAACATCCAGGCCGCGCTGCAGCAGGCGTTCTCGCAGCTGGTCCAGTCGGTGCTCACCGTGCTCGGCATCACGATCATGATGTTCATCGTCTCGTGGCAGCTCGCCCTCATCGCCCTGATCGCGCTGCCGCTGTCCGGCATCATCGCCGGCGTGATCGGCTCGCGCTCGCAGAAGCTGTTCGCGGCGCAGTGGAAGAACACCGGCTCGCTCAACGGTCACATCGAGGAGTCGTACTCCGGGCTCGAGCTGGTCCGCGCCTTCGGCCGCGACGAGGTCATGCTCGCCGAGTTCGACGAGCGCAACGAGAAGCTCTACCGGGCATCCTTCGGCGCGCAGTTCGTGTCCGGCACGATCATGCCGGCGATGACGTTCGTGTCCTACCTGTCCTACGTGCTGATCGCCGTCGTCGGCGGCCTCCGCGTCGCGACAGGGCAGATGACGCTCGGAGACGCGACGGCGTTCATCCAGTACTCGCGCGAGTTCACGCAGCCGATCACCCAGGTGGCCGGCATCGCGAACATGCTGCAGTCCGGTGTCGCCTCCGCGGAGCGCACGTTCGAGTTCCTCGACGCCGACGAGCAAGACCCGGACGACGTCAAGGCGGAGCTCCCGGAGCGCACGGACGGTCACGTCGAGTTCGAGAACGTCTCGTTCAGCTACTCGCCGGCCACGCCGCTCATCGAAGATCTCTCGTTCTCGGTCGAGCCGGGGCACACGGTCGCGATCGTCGGCCCGACCGGCGCGGGCAAGACCACCCTGGTCAACCTCGTGATGCGCTTCTACGAGCTGAACTCCGGCCGCATCCTGCTCGACGGCATCGACATCACCGAACTGGCGAGGGCCGAACTGCGCGAGCAGGTCGGCATGGTGCTGCAGGACGCCTGGCTGTTCGGCGGCACGATCCGCGAGAACATCCGCTACGGCCGCCTCGACGCCACCGACGAGGAGGTGGTCGACGCGGCGAAGGCCACGATGGTCGACCGGTTCGTGCGTCAGCTGCCGGACGGCTACGACACGGTCCTCGACGCGGACGGCGGAAGCGTCTCGGCCGGTGAGCGCCAGCTCATCACCATCGCGCGCGCGTTCATCGCCAACCCGTCCCTGCTCATCCTCGACGAGGCCACCTCCTCCGTCGACACCCGCACCGAGCTGCTGGTGCAGCAGGCGATGGCGGCCCTCCGCACCGACCGCACCTCGTTCGTGATCGCCCACCGCCTGTCCACGATCCGGGATGCGCACACCATCCTGGTCATGGAGAACGGCGCCATCGTGGAGCAGGGCAACCACGAAACCCTCCTCGGCCGCCGCGGCGCGTACTACGACCTCTACATGACGCAGTTCCGTGGCGAAGACGCGGAGGCGGAGGCCGAGCTCCTCGAAGCGGCCGCCGTGCCGCCCGGCGTCGAGTCGGGTGCGTTCGGTGGGGCGGCTGCGGCTGAGTCGGCCGAGACTGTGTCCGTTGAGGCTGTGTCCGATCCGGCAGGGGACGGCAGCACGCCCGCGAGCTAA
- a CDS encoding S9 family peptidase — translation MLTPPITPKKPTERIHHGDVYIDQYEWLRDKDDPAVVAHLHEENAYTNARTENLALLREQIFEEIKGRTRETDLSVPTREGDWWYYTRTVEGKQYGIHCRAPIAGADDWEPPALDEEAQRNGLPGEQILLDDNAEAEGHEFYALGSFDVSADGTRLLWAVDTEGDERYTIRVRSLVDDGVEFPDEIEDTASGALFDQGGEYIFYTTVDDAWRPDTVWRHRVGDGAPGTDVQVFHEPDERYWIGVGLTRSRDFLVIEAGSNITSEAWLLRSSDPTGEFAVVWPRKEGVEYDVEHAVVGGRDRLLIVHNDDAVNFELVSVAADDPQGARRVLLPHNPDVRLEGVDAFRDFVAVEYRREGLTRVAVACVPEDGGAADDTLHELHFDEELFTVGAGGNPEWTQPTLRLGYGSFVTPSTVYDYDVRTRELRMRKQQAVLGEFDPALFAQKREWATAKDGTRIPISLVYRRDLVTPGEPAPLVLYGYGSYEASMDPSFGIPRLSLLDRGIVFAIAHVRGGGELGRLWYEHGKKLHKKNTFTDFVDSARHLIDTGWTAPDRLAAQGGSAGGLLMGAVANLAPKYFSGILAEVPFVDPLTSILDPSLPLTVIEWDEWGDPLHDEEVYAYMKSYSPVENVHDTHYPRILAVTSLNDTRVLYVEPAKWVARLREVGADALLKIEMAAGHGGVSGRYSAWRERAFAYAWLVDAVGAHPTGE, via the coding sequence ATGCTCACGCCGCCGATCACGCCGAAGAAGCCGACAGAACGCATCCATCACGGGGACGTGTACATCGACCAGTACGAGTGGCTGCGCGACAAGGACGACCCGGCCGTCGTCGCCCACCTGCACGAGGAGAACGCGTACACCAACGCCCGCACCGAGAACCTGGCGCTGCTGCGCGAGCAGATCTTCGAAGAGATCAAAGGGCGCACCCGCGAGACCGATCTGAGCGTCCCCACCCGCGAAGGCGACTGGTGGTATTACACGCGGACGGTCGAGGGGAAGCAGTACGGCATCCACTGCCGCGCACCCATCGCCGGCGCTGACGACTGGGAGCCGCCGGCGCTCGACGAGGAGGCGCAGCGCAACGGGCTGCCGGGTGAGCAGATCCTGCTCGACGACAACGCCGAGGCGGAGGGGCACGAGTTCTACGCGCTCGGCAGCTTCGACGTGAGCGCCGACGGCACGCGGCTGCTGTGGGCGGTCGACACCGAAGGCGACGAGCGGTACACGATCCGGGTGCGGTCGCTGGTGGACGACGGGGTGGAGTTCCCCGACGAGATCGAGGACACCGCATCCGGTGCGCTGTTCGATCAGGGCGGCGAGTACATCTTCTACACGACCGTCGACGACGCCTGGCGTCCGGACACGGTGTGGCGGCACAGGGTCGGGGACGGCGCACCCGGCACCGACGTGCAGGTGTTCCACGAGCCGGACGAGCGCTACTGGATCGGCGTCGGGCTCACCCGCAGCCGCGACTTCCTGGTCATCGAGGCCGGGTCGAACATCACCAGCGAGGCGTGGCTGCTGCGGTCGAGCGACCCGACCGGCGAGTTCGCCGTTGTCTGGCCGCGCAAGGAGGGCGTCGAGTACGACGTCGAGCACGCCGTGGTCGGCGGGCGCGACCGGCTGCTGATCGTGCACAACGACGACGCCGTCAACTTCGAGCTGGTGAGCGTGGCCGCCGACGACCCGCAGGGCGCCAGGCGCGTGCTGCTCCCCCACAACCCCGACGTCCGGCTCGAAGGGGTGGATGCGTTCCGCGACTTCGTCGCCGTCGAATACCGCAGGGAGGGGCTCACCCGCGTGGCCGTCGCGTGCGTGCCGGAAGACGGAGGCGCCGCCGACGACACCCTGCACGAGCTGCACTTCGACGAAGAACTCTTCACCGTCGGCGCCGGCGGCAACCCCGAATGGACCCAGCCGACCCTGCGCCTCGGCTACGGCAGCTTCGTCACCCCCTCCACCGTGTACGACTACGACGTGCGCACCCGCGAGCTCCGGATGCGCAAACAGCAGGCCGTGCTCGGAGAGTTCGACCCTGCGCTGTTCGCCCAGAAGCGCGAGTGGGCGACCGCGAAGGACGGCACGCGCATCCCGATCTCACTGGTGTACCGGCGCGACCTGGTCACGCCGGGCGAGCCCGCGCCGCTCGTGCTCTACGGGTACGGGTCGTACGAGGCGAGCATGGACCCGTCGTTCGGCATCCCCCGGCTCAGCCTGCTCGACCGAGGCATCGTGTTCGCCATCGCGCACGTGCGCGGCGGCGGCGAGCTGGGACGGCTCTGGTACGAGCACGGCAAGAAGCTGCACAAGAAGAACACGTTCACCGACTTCGTGGACAGCGCGCGACACCTGATCGACACCGGATGGACGGCTCCGGACCGGCTCGCGGCGCAGGGCGGCAGCGCGGGCGGCCTGCTGATGGGCGCCGTCGCGAACCTGGCGCCGAAATACTTCTCGGGGATTTTGGCGGAGGTGCCGTTCGTCGACCCGCTCACGAGCATCCTGGACCCGTCGCTTCCGCTGACGGTGATCGAGTGGGACGAGTGGGGCGACCCGCTGCACGACGAGGAGGTGTACGCGTACATGAAGTCGTACTCCCCGGTCGAGAACGTGCACGACACCCACTACCCGCGCATCCTGGCCGTGACCAGCCTCAACGACACCCGCGTGCTGTACGTGGAACCCGCGAAATGGGTGGCGCGGCTGCGCGAGGTGGGAGCCGACGCGCTGCTGAAGATCGAGATGGCTGCCGGGCACGGCGGGGTGTCCGGCCGGTATTCGGCGTGGCGGGAGCGGGCGTTCGCCTACGCCTGGCTCGTCGACGCGGTCGGCGCGCACCCGACCGGCGAGTAG
- a CDS encoding DUF805 domain-containing protein — protein sequence MNPIVPLWAPYYGAPLGAAFVRFWKKYARFDGRASRSEYWWWFFVNAIVGLVLYILLLVLGLSGATTDDSGRSVPGPGFAVGIVLLVLWGLATIVPGIALTARRLHDVNLSGWLILLVLIPSLGGIAIFVMTLLPPNPAGARFDRPDSEVPGYVPVVPGAALPPRDYGWPESPLPYASPAGGQPLYASPQTPQPAAPPSAPPAPSSPQPPVAPPAAPPTQPPAPPTQPPAPPAPPAPPAP from the coding sequence GTGAATCCGATCGTTCCGCTCTGGGCGCCGTACTACGGTGCACCGCTCGGTGCCGCATTCGTGCGGTTCTGGAAGAAGTACGCACGCTTCGACGGCCGGGCCAGCCGCAGCGAATACTGGTGGTGGTTCTTCGTCAACGCGATCGTCGGCCTGGTGCTGTACATCCTCTTGCTGGTCCTCGGCCTCTCCGGCGCCACCACCGACGACAGCGGCCGCTCGGTTCCGGGCCCCGGCTTCGCCGTCGGCATCGTCCTGCTCGTCCTCTGGGGTCTGGCCACCATCGTCCCGGGCATCGCGCTGACCGCGCGACGACTCCACGACGTGAACCTGAGCGGCTGGCTGATCCTCCTCGTCCTCATCCCGAGCCTCGGCGGCATCGCCATCTTCGTGATGACGCTCCTCCCGCCGAACCCGGCAGGCGCCCGCTTCGACCGCCCGGACTCCGAGGTCCCCGGCTACGTCCCGGTCGTCCCCGGCGCCGCCCTCCCTCCCCGCGACTACGGCTGGCCCGAGTCCCCGCTTCCCTACGCGAGCCCCGCGGGCGGCCAGCCCCTCTACGCCTCCCCGCAGACCCCGCAGCCCGCCGCGCCGCCGTCCGCGCCGCCGGCACCATCGTCGCCCCAGCCACCTGTCGCACCGCCTGCCGCTCCGCCGACCCAGCCGCCCGCGCCGCCGACGCAGCCGCCCGCGCCGCCAGCCCCACCGGCCCCACCCGCGCCCTGA
- a CDS encoding TetR/AcrR family transcriptional regulator, producing the protein MTFRSLASSLGVSTYSFVYHFGSRQGMIDAILEEGVRQQSEAAVGVDIAGFDRQQFADWYSEAFRHSLREGNRTGLRLQFEAGALEPIDPEIGTRITTSFTDWLAVVQRWLTSNGVEKRRAAVLAHWLADTAAGLHFGYLLTGDKEKTVSAFDVFIGAYLNEAITA; encoded by the coding sequence ATGACCTTTCGCAGTCTGGCGAGCTCCCTCGGGGTCAGCACGTACTCCTTCGTCTACCATTTCGGCTCGCGTCAGGGCATGATCGACGCCATCCTCGAGGAGGGTGTGCGCCAGCAGTCCGAGGCGGCCGTCGGCGTCGACATCGCCGGTTTCGACCGTCAGCAGTTCGCGGACTGGTACAGCGAGGCCTTCCGCCACTCGCTCCGCGAGGGCAACCGCACCGGCCTGCGCCTGCAGTTCGAGGCCGGCGCGCTCGAACCGATCGACCCGGAGATCGGCACACGCATCACCACGTCGTTCACCGACTGGCTCGCGGTCGTGCAGCGCTGGCTCACCAGCAATGGCGTCGAGAAGCGGCGCGCCGCAGTGCTCGCCCACTGGCTCGCCGACACCGCGGCCGGTCTCCACTTCGGCTATCTGCTCACCGGCGACAAGGAGAAGACGGTGTCCGCGTTCGACGTGTTCATCGGCGCGTACCTGAACGAGGCGATCACGGCTTAG
- a CDS encoding FUSC family protein, translating to MHPVARAGLSALISVAAAAGACATMWWIAVAVGGGYGTAVLATVVALTLSRRTFASRGEFARSAALLPVIGLVAAGVGWLLVAAPVVGAVAFVAGMSVPIWMRRFGGRIARLGALVTLPFTAILVAPGAGAQTGRWWLDLVLLVGASVVAVAWVAVAREVGVLAGVAVVGEVAGAGEGARAGEGAGAAAAAVPAPRRLPASTRMALQMAAALAAAFVAGWLLFPDHAMWTVLTAFIVNSGNRGRGDVVHKSALRVAGALGGTIVAVAFTFVAEPTGMLAVVVIFAALFVGTWLRGYSYAFWALAVTLAVALLQGLLGVAPTGASLWAVLGERVLAIVTGAVIGIAAAWFVLPVRSDDVVRKRLSEMLVALGAVFAPADPAVPQDERVEAFRASLARVEQLAPVHRARRAVGGRKTIRAIDCIEAALALGPAVDARLAGDGVGGDATTGRLRRAVGAARKSLAAPVDFARIHSTLLALGAELDGRGRDGGR from the coding sequence ATGCATCCCGTGGCCCGCGCCGGGCTCTCCGCCCTGATCTCCGTCGCGGCCGCCGCGGGGGCGTGCGCGACTATGTGGTGGATCGCGGTCGCTGTCGGTGGCGGGTACGGCACCGCTGTGCTTGCGACCGTGGTGGCCCTGACGCTGTCGCGGAGGACGTTCGCATCGCGGGGTGAGTTCGCGCGGTCGGCGGCGCTGCTTCCCGTTATCGGGCTGGTGGCGGCGGGAGTCGGGTGGCTGCTCGTCGCGGCGCCGGTGGTCGGCGCGGTCGCGTTCGTGGCCGGGATGAGCGTGCCGATCTGGATGCGGCGTTTCGGCGGGAGGATTGCGCGGCTGGGGGCGTTGGTCACGCTGCCGTTCACAGCGATCCTCGTCGCCCCGGGGGCGGGTGCGCAGACCGGGCGGTGGTGGCTGGATCTGGTGCTGCTGGTCGGCGCGTCCGTGGTGGCTGTTGCGTGGGTGGCGGTCGCCAGGGAGGTTGGGGTGCTGGCGGGGGTTGCTGTTGTGGGTGAGGTTGCTGGGGCGGGCGAGGGTGCACGAGCGGGCGAGGGTGCCGGGGCGGCCGCCGCTGCCGTCCCTGCGCCCCGCCGCCTCCCGGCGAGCACCCGCATGGCGCTGCAGATGGCGGCGGCCCTCGCCGCGGCGTTCGTCGCTGGGTGGCTGCTGTTCCCCGACCATGCGATGTGGACCGTGCTGACCGCGTTCATCGTCAATTCCGGCAACCGGGGGCGCGGGGATGTGGTGCACAAGAGCGCGCTGCGGGTGGCGGGGGCGCTCGGCGGCACGATCGTCGCCGTGGCGTTCACGTTCGTGGCGGAGCCGACCGGGATGCTCGCGGTCGTCGTCATCTTCGCGGCCCTGTTCGTCGGCACCTGGCTACGCGGATACAGTTACGCGTTCTGGGCGCTGGCCGTGACGCTCGCCGTCGCGCTGCTCCAGGGACTGCTCGGCGTCGCGCCGACGGGAGCGTCGCTCTGGGCGGTGCTCGGCGAGCGGGTGCTCGCGATCGTGACCGGTGCGGTGATCGGGATCGCGGCGGCGTGGTTCGTGCTGCCCGTCCGCTCCGACGATGTGGTGCGCAAGCGACTGTCGGAGATGCTGGTGGCGCTCGGTGCGGTGTTCGCCCCGGCCGACCCCGCTGTGCCGCAGGACGAGCGGGTCGAGGCGTTCCGCGCATCCTTGGCCCGCGTCGAACAGCTGGCGCCGGTGCACCGGGCGCGGCGCGCCGTGGGCGGGCGGAAGACGATCAGGGCGATCGACTGCATCGAGGCGGCGCTCGCGCTGGGGCCCGCAGTGGATGCGCGGCTCGCGGGTGATGGCGTGGGAGGCGACGCCACCACTGGGCGGCTGCGGCGCGCGGTCGGGGCGGCGCGGAAGAGCCTCGCGGCGCCGGTCGACTTCGCGCGCATCCACTCGACTCTGCTGGCGCTCGGGGCCGAGCTCGACGGGCGCGGGCGGGATGGCGGACGGTAG
- a CDS encoding SRPBCC family protein has protein sequence MSPREALRGRAGEAVMGSYVARAEVDVRAPRSAVWRVLTSNGAHPEIMFGADVQSDWRIGSRIVWRGEWNGKTFEDHGRVIELQEPSRIVLTHFSPLSGSDDVPENYHSLRFELDETPTGTHVTLDQDNNPTAEAAEHSRENWTTMLAGVKAVAERAASKP, from the coding sequence ATGAGCCCCAGGGAAGCTCTGCGGGGCAGAGCCGGGGAGGCGGTCATGGGCAGCTACGTCGCACGGGCCGAAGTGGATGTGCGCGCGCCGCGTTCGGCGGTGTGGCGGGTGCTCACGTCCAACGGTGCGCATCCGGAGATCATGTTCGGCGCCGACGTGCAGTCGGACTGGCGCATCGGGAGCCGCATCGTCTGGCGCGGCGAGTGGAACGGGAAGACGTTCGAGGATCACGGGCGCGTGATCGAGTTGCAGGAGCCGAGCAGGATCGTGCTCACGCACTTCAGCCCGCTGAGCGGGTCGGACGACGTCCCGGAGAACTACCACTCGTTGCGGTTCGAGCTGGATGAGACGCCGACCGGTACTCACGTCACGCTCGACCAGGACAACAACCCGACAGCGGAGGCGGCGGAGCACTCCCGGGAGAACTGGACGACGATGCTCGCCGGCGTGAAGGCGGTCGCGGAGCGCGCAGCTTCTAAGCCGTGA
- a CDS encoding alpha-glucosidase: MSEKWWQSAVVYQVYPRSFADSNGDGIGDLRGVIDHLDHLDALGVDVVWLSPIYASPHDDNGYDISDYRAIDPAFGTFDDFDELLQELHARGMKLVMDLVVNHTSDEHAWFVESSAGPDSPKRDWYWWRPPRDGKAPGESGAEPNNWGSFFSGSAWQLDQASGEYYLHLFSRKQPDLNWENPEVRDAVYEMMNWWLDRGVDGFRMDVINLISKVQDLPDGVVPPGALYGDGYPFYGQGPRIHEFLHEMHERVFAGRDDRYLTVGEMPGVTVDQAQLFTDPARGELDMVFQFEHVDLDHGPGGKWDHRPASVLDLKRSFAKWQDGLAERGWNSLYWNNHDQPRVVSRFGDDGDARIPSAKALATVLHLQRGTPYVYQGEELGMTNVPFRGIEDFRDIETLNHYAEAVDVLGAPAEEVLAALRTTSRDNARTPVQWSDAPNAGFTTGTPWIPVNPNFREVNAAAERRDPDSVFAYYRSLIDLRHHDERVSSGTLEMVLPEHPQVFAYTRTLGARQLLVLVNLTGEQADYELPDAEAWAGAPTVLSNLPDARGGVTGTLAPWQALVLSRDDA, encoded by the coding sequence ATGAGCGAGAAATGGTGGCAGTCCGCCGTCGTCTACCAGGTGTATCCCCGGAGTTTCGCGGACAGCAACGGTGACGGCATCGGCGATCTGCGTGGTGTCATCGACCATCTCGACCACCTGGATGCGCTCGGCGTCGATGTGGTCTGGCTCTCGCCGATCTATGCGTCGCCGCACGATGACAACGGCTACGACATCAGCGACTATCGCGCCATCGACCCCGCGTTCGGCACCTTCGACGACTTCGACGAGCTGTTGCAGGAGCTGCACGCGCGCGGCATGAAGCTCGTGATGGATCTGGTCGTCAATCACACCTCCGACGAGCACGCGTGGTTCGTCGAGTCGTCCGCAGGGCCGGACAGCCCGAAGCGCGACTGGTACTGGTGGCGTCCGCCGCGCGACGGCAAGGCTCCGGGCGAGAGCGGTGCGGAGCCGAACAACTGGGGGTCGTTCTTCTCCGGGTCGGCCTGGCAGCTCGATCAGGCGAGCGGCGAGTACTACCTGCACCTGTTCTCCCGCAAGCAGCCCGACCTCAACTGGGAGAACCCGGAGGTGCGGGATGCGGTCTACGAGATGATGAACTGGTGGCTCGACCGCGGCGTCGACGGGTTCCGGATGGACGTCATCAACCTCATCTCGAAGGTGCAGGACCTGCCGGACGGCGTCGTTCCTCCCGGCGCGCTCTACGGGGACGGCTACCCGTTCTACGGGCAGGGGCCGCGCATCCACGAGTTCCTGCACGAGATGCATGAGCGTGTTTTCGCGGGGCGCGACGACCGGTATCTCACGGTAGGAGAGATGCCCGGCGTCACCGTCGACCAGGCTCAGCTGTTCACCGATCCGGCGCGCGGCGAGCTGGACATGGTGTTCCAGTTCGAGCACGTCGACCTCGACCACGGGCCCGGCGGCAAGTGGGATCACCGCCCGGCGTCGGTGCTCGACCTCAAGCGGTCGTTCGCGAAGTGGCAGGACGGCCTCGCCGAGCGCGGCTGGAACAGCCTGTACTGGAACAACCACGACCAGCCGCGCGTGGTCAGCCGGTTCGGCGACGACGGGGATGCGCGCATCCCGTCGGCGAAGGCGCTCGCCACCGTGCTGCACCTGCAGCGGGGCACGCCGTACGTCTACCAGGGTGAGGAGCTCGGGATGACGAACGTGCCGTTCCGCGGCATCGAGGACTTCCGTGACATCGAGACCCTCAACCACTACGCGGAGGCCGTCGACGTGCTCGGCGCCCCGGCCGAGGAGGTGCTGGCCGCGCTGCGCACCACGAGCAGGGACAATGCCCGCACTCCGGTGCAGTGGTCGGATGCGCCGAACGCCGGGTTCACGACGGGCACGCCGTGGATCCCGGTGAACCCGAACTTCCGCGAGGTCAACGCGGCGGCGGAACGGCGCGACCCTGACTCGGTGTTCGCGTACTACCGCAGCCTCATCGACCTGCGGCATCACGACGAGCGCGTCTCCAGCGGAACGCTCGAGATGGTGCTCCCCGAGCACCCCCAGGTGTTCGCGTACACGAGGACGCTCGGTGCGCGCCAACTACTCGTGCTCGTCAACCTCACCGGAGAGCAGGCGGACTACGAGCTTCCGGATGCGGAGGCCTGGGCGGGTGCGCCGACCGTACTGAGCAACCTCCCGGATGCGCGGGGCGGGGTCACCGGGACGCTCGCGCCGTGGCAGGCCCTCGTGCTCTCCCGCGACGACGCCTGA
- a CDS encoding type 1 glutamine amidotransferase domain-containing protein yields MALNGKKVAFLVAEEGIEQAELVEPWKAVADEGGTPVLVSEKAGEVQAFNHLTPADTFPVDVTLADATADDYDALMLPGGVANGDFVRTQPDAVALVSAFAAAGKPIGVICHGGWVLIEAGVVADRALTSWPSLQTDYRNAGARWVDEEVVLDEGPFVLVSSRKPDDLPAFNREFVAVVGA; encoded by the coding sequence ATGGCACTCAACGGCAAGAAGGTCGCGTTCCTGGTGGCGGAGGAAGGCATCGAACAGGCAGAGCTCGTGGAGCCGTGGAAAGCGGTCGCCGACGAAGGCGGAACGCCGGTCCTGGTCTCCGAGAAGGCGGGAGAGGTGCAGGCGTTCAACCACCTGACCCCGGCCGACACGTTCCCGGTCGACGTGACCCTGGCCGACGCGACGGCCGACGACTACGACGCACTGATGCTCCCCGGCGGGGTGGCGAACGGCGACTTCGTGCGCACGCAACCGGATGCGGTGGCTCTGGTGTCGGCGTTCGCTGCGGCCGGCAAACCGATCGGCGTGATCTGCCACGGCGGGTGGGTGCTGATCGAAGCAGGGGTGGTTGCCGACCGCGCGCTGACGAGCTGGCCGAGCCTGCAGACGGACTACCGCAACGCCGGAGCCCGCTGGGTGGACGAGGAGGTCGTGCTGGACGAGGGACCGTTCGTGCTCGTGTCGTCGCGGAAACCCGACGACCTGCCCGCGTTCAACCGTGAATTCGTGGCGGTCGTCGGGGCTTGA